From the Lemur catta isolate mLemCat1 chromosome 1, mLemCat1.pri, whole genome shotgun sequence genome, the window ctcttgtttttttccctaattacTTCATCCAACAAAGACTCATTGAACAGGCCCTGTGCCTACAATATTTCATTCTAGCTTCAATCTGCTGCAGGCTCTATTTTATCTGCCCATTATTTAATTTGGAGAAATCCAAGAATCCTCTCTGGCACACCGTGTCCAATCCAGCCAGAAATTCCATAGGCTTTGCCCGCAGTGTCTGTTCCCCTAAAGCCTCCGAGAGACTTCACTAGGGAAAGCAAAGCctcttttcttgagacagagtctcgctctgttgctctcttgcctgggctggagtgcagtggcatcatcctagctcacagcaacctcaaagtcctgggcccaagcgatcctcctgcctcagcctcccaagtaactgggactacaggctcagtgccaccaagcctggctaatttttctattttttgcagagacgggttctcactcttgctcaggctggtctcgaattcctggcctcaagtgatcctcctgccttggcctcccagagtgctgggattacaggcgtgagccaagcAAAGCCTTTTTGGTGGTATTGGGAGCCCCAGAGGGTCGTGAGCACAGGAGGGACATGCCCGGACTCTGCTGCTCACTAGCGCCCTCTGGTGGCTATGAGGGGAATAAGAGTGTGTGGGGTTAGGGGGAAGGACCCGGGTGGGGCGGTGATGTCCCGGCATGAGAAGTGGACACAGATTTGGAGGGTAGATCCTGAAGATGGAACCCATAGGACTTGCTGACGCCTGGGTGTCTGATCTCTGGACACCTCAGTGACCCAGAGACAGGGAGATACTCATCCTCACCATCTGTCACATGAACGGACAGTTTGGGTTCCTCACGCCTGCTAAACCCTGCACCCACGTATGCCCTGTGGGGAGCCCGGGCGTGTATCCACTGTGCTTTCCTGTTTCTCCTTGTCAATGCCAGATAAGCCCAGCCACTGGCCAGTCTAGCGACTCAAAGCCTGAATTGGCTGGTCCCACCTGCACAttatacagatggggaaactgaggcccagaggaagcTGCTTCTCCACGATGTGTGGCTTCAAGACCTCCCCTCTGCTGGCCGATTCCCCATGGTTCTGCCCCATGCATTTGAATTGCATTGGAAGAATAAGCCAGGGAATGTTATGTCACCCGGCACCCACCcgctgctggcatctcccttgCAATCCCTGTCTGACGTTTGTTGTCCTTGCTGTCCTCCCCATTGCCCCTCCTGCATCTCCACCAGCCTCTGCTCTCTTAGGCCCCCCGAGGTCCCCTCTTAGGCTGCCAGAAATAGGGGCCCAGCTTGCAGGTCCTCAAAACACCCTTGAGTTCCCAACGTGCAGGAAAGCGCCCCttgggagaaataaaaaccaacagCCCCCCCACCTTCCGACCCAGGCCTGAGTTTCTTTCAAACTGGAGAGGGCCCAGGGTGGCCtagggcggggggtgggggcacagggacagcccctccccgcccccgcacGGTGCCGAGCAGGCTCCCAATCCCCCTCTGTCCCCCTCTGTGTCTTCCAGTGCTTCCTGGTCATGGTTGTCATCTTCGTCCTGGAAATCACAGCCGCCACAGTGGCCCTTCTGTTCTTCCCAATCGTAAGTATGCTGCTTCCCCACTCAGCATTAGAAAGAAACAGAGTCGCTAGAagcccacccctgccctctgGAGGCACCCACGCTCCATGCTCACCTTGTGGGGGTCCAGTGGTGGAAGGACCCACGGGTCCCAAGGACGTGACTTGGCCCCAGAGGTGAAGTGAAAAGCTGAAGCCTCCACCTTCCTGTGTAAGGCCTGAAAACCCTGCAGGGTGCATTTAGGGCCGGGAGAAGGGGAGGCGATGGTAAAAGCGTGCGTGTTGCTGGGGTTTTGGAACGTATGCAACTTAGAGGGGCTATTTAGTAAAATCCACCCAAACAATGAAAGCGTGAGCACTTTGGCCCGACGACCCCACGTGTGGGAATTATCCAAAGGTTGACTTGCTGTCGTGCAGAATGAACTCACACCAGGGTGTGCCAAAGATTGCAAACAGCTTAGTGAGCATGTTCAAGTGAGTTATATAACACACCTGTACAGCGGAGTCCCAGACACCTGGACACAGGGAAGGTGACCACTCTCTGGGCCCCAGATGGAATGTTCTCCAGATTAGAGTGCTGACCTCATCAGCGTCCCCCCAGATGCTGACCCTGAAGCAAGAATTCAAAGGCATGGGGTTGATTTGGAAGGTGACCCCAGGAAGTATTACATCTGAAGGGAACAGAAGTGGGGCAGAAAAGGGCAGGCAGCCCACTAAAGGTGACCTCACGAGCTACCAAGATCAGTCCTGCTGGGGACATCTGGGAGACAGCATAGAACATGCATCTACGTTGTTCCACTCtagggggaaggggctggggttTTGATCCACAAACTCCCATTGGCCATTGATTGAGGGCTGCTCCCAGGGCACGCTGGCTCAGAGGCCAGGGACCCCTCCCTTGCTGGCAATGTGGCCAGTGGGCACAGGACTGGTAACGTCCCCCGGGGTTACGGGCAGGGCACCAAGAGCACCTGCCACTCCTGTTGCAACAGCCAGCTGCAGGACAATGAGCGCAGTATAAAACAAGGACAAAAAAGACTGCGAATATACTGTGCTTTGACACACATAGAGCATCTCTTTGGGGACACAGGAAACGGTGACAGTCATCCGCACAGAGTGGGAGGAACTTTTTGGCTGGGAGAAACAGGTGGGAGGGAAACTTTTCATGGTCTAACCTTCTGTGCCTTGTTCATTTCGAACCACGTGACTCTTTCACCTCTTTGtggaaggtggggggtgggggcggggggactttttaaaaccttgatttaaaaaatagaaaattaaatttgccCCTTATGCGTAGAGAGAGATTGAGTTGGTGGAGGTGATATTCGACTCTATAATTGAGTTAGAGCCAGATCGGGGGCGGAACAGGCTGTGGGCAATTTGAAAGAGCACATGATTCAGATGCGTTTGCGATGGTACAACCAGATGCACTTGGCTCAAGACCCACGTTCTTCCCCGTCTCCATTGCTTGGGGACTGTGGGAGCTTGAATGTAACGTCCTCGAGGGCAGATCCCATGAGCTGAGGGCGGGAAAAGCGAAGGAAGCAGAAGGGAaggccccccccccgcccccgctctGTCCCCAAGAACCTCCACCAAGGGATCACCCTTGCTAGTTGGGTGCTAATGGCTTCCAATCTCATCTGTGAGGCTCGAGATCTGGCTTTGGAGCACACCTTCATGACCCTGAGGAAGAATTACAGAGGATACAATGAACCAGACGACTATTCCACAGAATGGAACTTTGTCATGGAGAAGGTGAgcctcacttaaaaaaaaaaaattgtggaaaaatatacataacatgaaattgacctttgaaagtttttttttttttagaattttagagacagggtctcactctgttgcccaggctagagtgcagtggtgtgatcatagctcactgcagcctcaaattcctgggctcaagtgatcctcctgcctcagcctcctaagtagctgggactatagatgcgcACCAGCATGGCtggctacttaaaaaaaattttttttagaaatggggtcttgctatgttgtccaggctggtctcaaactcctggcctcaagcaatccccccatctcagcctcccaaagtgctgggattacaggcgtgagccaccatgcctggccaggacattcttcctttttaaggctgaataatactccattgtatggacacACTACATTCTGCCCTTGCCTTCTTACGTCAGGGGACATTTGGGATACTTATACCTTTTGGCTCTTGTGCACAGCGTTGCTATGAACACAGGGGTGCCAACATCTGAGTGAGTccctgttttcacttcttttgggtatatacccagaagtgcatttgctgggttatatggtaattcgATGTGAAAATTTTTAAGGCACTGCTGGACTCTTCCATGGTGACCATACCATTTtctactcccaccagcaatgcatgagggctcaaattcctccttcccctcatcACACTTGTCTTTTTCTGGTCTTTTTGGTCATCaccatcctaacaggtatgaagTCATGAGATTCCCATCTTGACTCTTGGTGTTGAAGGAACAAGACTGGCCTCAAGGTGTCATCTAGGCTTTCAGGGAAGATGGTTGTGGACAGCCAGGGAGACTTTGGAAGGGAAATGCCATGGCCTGCTTCTAGGAGCATTTCACATCTGAGTTGTGGGTCAGGCGCTGCTCCAGGGTCATGGCCAGGCTTTGGAAGGGACATGGGGTGGGAATGATGCTTGTCTGCGTGATGGTTTTGGCTTCTTAAGCTTGAGATGGTAAAGCatgtctctcattcattcatagaGCCCTTCACtaatatttagtgagcacttcCTACGTGCCAAGCACTGTCGGGGCTCTTGGGCTACATTAGAGTGCACACAAAATACTTGCTCTTCTGGTACTGACACTTGAATGGAGAGACAAGAAGCCACTAAACAAACACTGGTGTCAGGGTGCTAagtgctagaaagaaaaaaaagtcaaccaagctaggtgtggtggctcatgcctataatcccagcactttgggaggccaagatggaggatcggttgagcccaggagttcaagaccagcttgggtaacatagcaagaccccatttctacaaaaaatagaaaaattagctgggcgtgttgGCAcgtgcctgtcatcctagctacttgggaggctgaggcaggaggatcacttgagccctggagtttgaggctgcagtgaaccatgatgacaccattgtgctctagcctgggtgaccgaccaagactctgtctgaaaaaaaaaaggaaatttgaaagaAGAACATTCCAAAAAAGacaacagcacgtgcaaaggccctgaggccaagGCTGGAGCTTGCTAAATGTGTTTAAGGAGCAGCAAAGaaaccagtgtggctggagctgaaTGAACAAAGGGGACAGTTGGGGGGACGTGAGGGCAGGGAAGTGACAGAGGCAGACTGTGCAGGGCCTTGTGGGCCACAGAGAGGAGTTCAGCCTTTTCCCCGAGTGAGATGGGAGCCCTGGAATATTGTGACTGCTCTAGACAGTAACCATGGTGACCATGATTTCTATTGTTTTGATCGTTTTATTATTTGAaagagagtttttctttttaagagtttCTTCTCTCTGCAGCTGAAGTGCTGTGGGGTGAACAATTACACAGATTTTTCTGGCTCTTCCTTTGAAATGACGACTGGCCATGCCTACCCCAGGGGCTGCTGCAAGTCCATTGGCACTGCAGCCTGTGATGGGCGCAATGTGTCCACAGGCGTCATCCACCAGGAGGTAACTCAAGGTCGTGCTATATGTTTCCTCATCAGGCCTCCGAGGGCTGGtggcttttataaaaattgcTTATTCATGGGGATCCCAGCAATGGGGGTCAGGGGAGAGGGAACCAACTGTCATTGAGTGTTCAGCTCATGTTGACAACATAGCCTTGGGGGGTTAAGGTTAccctccccatttcacagattgggccactgaggctcagagaagtgatgtGACCGGTTCAAGGTCACGTGGCTTTggtggagttgggatttgaatcTATGTTGGCCTGAGTCTGGTGCCTGGGCTGCACTGCTTGCCCTCCAGACACCGTAAACTGCAGCAAGAATGATGAAAAATAGTCATCCTAGTGACAGTGACAGCTGGCCACATGACTGAGCACTCACTTTATGAGTTTTGTCACGTTGCACCCCTTGAGGTGGGGACTATTCTTTGCTTGGTTTGCAGATGgcgaaactgaggcacagagtggttccCATGGCCAGAGAGTCCTGGGACTTGGCTTCAAACCCCACCCAGTGTTCCCCTGAACTTCTGCCACGAGTGAATGAACACAGTGATCTCCTCTGAGGAAAGAAAcaggaatcattcattcattcattctcgtTGAATGGCTCCAAGCCTCAGAAacagacacaggccctgcacaACCTGCCTGtcacctcctttcctccctgctcactctgctccagccaccctgAGCTCCTTGCTACTGCTCCAAATCACCAGGCACccacctgcctcagggcctttgcagaggctgttctttctgcctggaacattctcccCCCAATTGTCttccttcctcacctctttcaCGTCTGTGCTCAGATGTCATTTCCCTGGTGAGGCTGTTCCTGACTCCCCATTTGTAAAAGGATCCCCGGTTCCAAGCACCACATTCCAGCCTCACACCCTGCCTCTGTGTCTTTCCGGCATTTATTGCCATCTGACAGTGTTGTCACTGTGCTCGCTGTCACCTGCTTTCCCCCACTCAAATGTTGGtcccatgagggcaggaattttgtctgttttatacaCTACTGGGTTGCTAGTGCTCAATTCAGTACCCAGCATacagtaggaactcaataaatacctATTATGTGAAGGGGAGCACGGAACAGTGACAACAGTAAGCTCAAGGTGGCCCAAGCTTCCACAAGCGAGATGTGCCAGGGCTCTAGAGGAGGGAGCAGCTCAGTGACTGAGAGCAGAGGTCCCACCACCTGCAGAGGGCTGCCCTGTCCACCCACTTTCTCTGGTCTCCTAatctctttgagcttcagtttcctcacctgtaaaataaagaaaagaatagtaCCCACCTGATGGGGTTGTAGTGAGACATGAgtgagaaaatacatataaagggCTGAGAAGCTATTGAATACATACCTTCTGTTCATATGTAAAGAGTGCTCAGAAATAACTAACAGTTACTGAATGCTGGCTGTGTGTCAGGCCACTGAGATGTACTTCATGTAGACTCTTTCTTgtaatcctcaaaaaaaaaaaatcctgtgaggCAGATCCAGTTGATCTcatttatagatgggaaaactgaggcacagagaggtataGCAACTTCTCCAAGGTCGCACAGCTAGTAATAACCCAGGAAGTCCAGGCACACTTAACTGCCACATTTGAGTGTCAGCACagatggggagaagggagggagtggTGTGTTCTTTGGGGAAAATGAGGAGGCCAAGGGAGATGATGGACTGTGGGGGGCAGTCAGATGAGAAAGAGTCAAGGCCCCATGGCTTTGTCACCTCCTCTCTGAGTCGGAGAGGAATCTGGGTGGCCCAAGTTGATGAACACTAACCATCTCTTGCTCGCTTTGTTGTTTGTGTCCTTAGGGCTGTTTCTGTAAGCTCCTGAAAATAACCAAGGCTCAGAGTTTCACCCTGAGTTGGGGGTCTCTGGTGGCAGCAATGATGCAGGTAAGACCCAGCCTTCCTGGGACACATTGAGCTcttttattaagcacctactgtgtgccaaactctgttctgggcactggggacacagcagtgaacagaaGTCAAAAATCCCTGCTGTGGTGGAGCTTATATTCTGATGGGGGGGCCAGGgataattatttcacttaaaggTACTTGCTGAGAAGGAAGTAGAACAGGGtgatgggagagggaagggaattGGGGAGGCCTTCcccaaggaggtgacatttgactAGCCACCCAAAGAGGGGAGGGAAAGCCACATGAGTATatgggggaaggcagagggaacagctagtgcaaaggtcctggggcaggaataAGCTTGGTTGATTCAAGGACCAGCAGGAATTTCCCTGTGGCAGGAGCAGAGTGAGGTAGGAGGGTCAACAGAGGGAGATGAGGGTGGGGGGTTAATGGGGTCAGATCATTCAGGGCCATGTGGGCCACAGGGAGGGGTCTGGCTTTTATTTATGATGGGAAgccatgaaaaacattttatcattcatgttttttcacttctcaaactttattgAGCAACTACGTTGTGCCAGGCAGTTTTGTAGCTACTGGGGACACAGCAATGAactaaacagacaaaaatccctccTCTCATGGAGCTGACGTTCTAATCAagggaacagaaaagaaacatgattttttttttttgagacagagtctcactctgttgcccaggctacagtgccgtggcatcagcctagatcacagcaacctcaaactcctgggctcaagcgaccctcctgcctcagcctcctgaatagctgggactacaggcatgtgccaccacacctggctaatattttctatttttagtagagacggggtcttgatcttgctcaggctggtccagaATTCCcaacctcaagctatcctctcgcctcggcctcccagagtgctaggattacaggcgtgagccaccgcacctggccaagaaacatgatttttaagATTGGAGAACATACTGTCTGACAGTGAGAAGTGTTAGGGAGTTAAGAAGAAATACAGGGAAGAGGAGAGTGAAGGTCATTTTAAGCAGACAATGTCCTTAATCATTCATCAATAAAAGGGGAAAGTATGAGGGTTCTGGGGCCTCAGTCCGGGTTCAGGTGGGGAACAGGGCTCTAGGATATGCCCTGTCACCCAGCTAATGAGCCTGGTGTACACTTACCTGGTGGGAGGCCTGAGTGGGCAAGACCTGGGACTCTGGACTTCAGCCATATCCATGTTACTCACCAGCTGTCACTGAGGGTCAGTGCCTTGGCCTCCCCCATTTGCCAAATGAGCTGCCCAGTGGTTTGTCGTGAGGCATCGACGAGGTGCAGTATGTCAGAGGCTTGGCACGATGCCCTGCCCACAGCAAGTGTGAAATGATTCTGGAAAGTTATTGTCATCAGATTTAGAGAGGGAGACACAGGGTGACAGTGGCTGAAAGGTGATGAGTTCTCCGTGCACCACTAGAGATGTTCAAAGACCATTCACTATGAAAACTCCATGTATCAGAGCTATTCGTATTCCTGAACCCTGTCCAAAGAAAACCATGTGCACTTTGAACAGAGAAAAGATCTTGGCCAAGGAAAGTCCAGCCCAGGCAGGCccaagggagaaaagaaatgggGAGTGATTCATAATAGGTTAGGTTTGAGATTTCTTTGGGGgattatgaaaatgttctgaagttatatatttaatagtagtgatggttgcccaactctatgaatatactaaaagccattgaactTTACACTTTGGacaggtgaattgtatggtatgtgaatatcTCAAGCTTATTatctaaaaaatttatttgcatgCCTCTGAGTCTCTAAGcaattttttcatgtgcttcCCCCATATTGATTATCAACACATAGTAGGGTCTTTTCAGCAAATCACCACCAGCCAAGACACAGATGCATCTCACCATCCtgtgatatgtatttttttaaatgggtattctttctttcttttcttttcttttctttctttctttctttctttctttctttctttctttctttctttctttctttctttctttctttctttctttctttctttctttctctctctctctctctctctctctctctctctctctctctctttctctccttctttccttctttctttctttctatctttctttcttttttttgagacagagtctcactctgttgcctgggctagagtgctgtggcatcagcctagctcacagcaacctcaaactcctgggctcgagcaatcctcctgcctcagcctcccgagtggctgggactacaggcatgcgccaccatgcccggctaatttttttttcctacatatatttttagttgtccagctaatttctttctatttttagtagagacggggtctcgctcttgctcaggctggtctcgaactcctgagctcaaacaatccacctgcctgggcctcccagagtgctaggattacaggcgtgagccactgcgcccggccttaaatgggtattcttttttcttgtacAAATTTATAACACTGATTATGTGTTTGTAAACTATACCACACACTTCTCCCCAAGGATTCTAGCAGGAAGCAGCAttcagccccccccccccatacCATGGTCCATTTAAGATGCTTTCAGGGGCCTGCTTGCAGAATGGTGGGGAGGGCTCTGTGAAATGAGGGATGTTGAAGGAGCTAGCAATATGGGGAGCTGTTATTTCTCCTAGCCCTGAAGGATCTAGAAAAGGAGTGAGAAGGGACCATCCACCCACAGCCGTGGCCATGAAGTCAGGATGGGCACAAGGGAGGGAATGAGGAAGAAATACCCTGACCTCTCTTTCCTTCCGCTCTACCATCGCCTTCTGGTCCTTCCTATTGGTCAAACCTTACCGGAAATCCGGGGGCAGGGgcttctgggaaatgtagtccgcGCGGCCCTGGGGTGGCCAGAAGAGACTATTCATCACGTTCACTGCCTTAAGAGAACCAAAATAGCTCCAACTTGACCCAGACAGTTGTTTAGCACTTCCGTAAAACTCTGCCCCTCACCTCTCTAGAACAAGATGCTCCCTCTGACCCCGTAACTCTAGTTTGACTCTGGTTTAGAGGTCTCTAGCATTGGttccatgtttttttcttcttccatttcagTTGCCAGGAATTCTTGCCACCTTGCTGCTGTTCATCAAATTGGGCTGACACTCAGGGCTGGAGAGGACAAGACACCTGGACCCACCTGGCTGCTGGAGATTCGgtctcttttctatttctctgcagCACTGCTTTTGGTGGGGAGACTGTTAATAAAAAGATTCAGGAAACCCCTGTCCAGCCTGACTCCCATCTGGTTAGTTTTATTTTCACACCACTAGGCAATGATTTTTAGCTTGAAATACCTGAATGAGATAGCATGTCCTTCTTTCTCACACAACTCTCCTGGGATATAAATTACTTTGTGAAAAAATCTGGAACATtcacaaaagctgagagaatccATCCAAATGAACCCCCATAAACCCATCACCCAGATTCCACAACACAAAGATTTTGACATATTTGTTTTATCTATCCCCTTTTTTCTagataaagtattttatttttgcatttttttttcttttttaatttattagatCAACACAGGtgtaatatttttaggttattattattttatagatgaggtctccctctgtctcccatgctggagtgcagtggcatgatcatagctcacactgcagcttccaactcctgggctcaagtgagcctcctctctcagcctcctgtgtagctgggcctataagcacacaccaccacgcccagcttatttttctatgttttgtcgacatagggtctcactcttgttcaggctggtctcgaactcctggcctcagtccatcctcctgccttggcctcccaaagtgctagggttacagacATGAGCTGCTGCACCTGgaccaatttttttctatttttttgtagagacagtctctcactatgttgcttaggctagactccaacttctggcctcaaggtaTTTTTACTTGACAAACcacaattgtatatatttacttgccatagtgtgatgttttgatatatgtatacaatgtggaatgattacatcaggcaaattaacatatccatcacttcacattttttatggtgagacattttggtgaagtatttttaaacaaatcctATATAATGTCATTTTGTCCCTTCATACTTCAGTACACATCTCTAAAGATATATTCGTGTTCACAATcataatgttttaaaggaaaatataaatctcAGGACCACCTCCCTACttccttatgcaaaagggaaggtcaagctTAGAGGCTAAGTCATGTGATATCCTCTTCCAAATCAATAGCCATTACTCACGTTATGGTTAGCCAGGTTCACACACACAGGTAAAGGCCTCAGGCACCCACAAGGACtgcccccacagatcattcataacAAAGTTCCTTACTGACCTCCCATAAACAAGGATGTGAAAAAATTGTAACTTTAGCTTGTcaggctaagtctagctccttttacatttggtttttttGAATTGGGATCTAAGGAGGTCTACACATCACATTTGATTGTCATGTCTCTCAGATCTCTTTTGTTCTTCTCCAATAGTTTTCAAATTGGAGCATGCATTAGAATCCCCTGGATGGCTTGTTAAAACCCAGGTGCCTAGGCCCCAACCCAAGAGCTTCTAACTCAGGAGATTTGGGGTGGGACCCAGGAAATTGCATTCCTAACAAGTTCCACATGATG encodes:
- the TSPAN16 gene encoding tetraspanin-16 isoform X2, with the translated sequence MAEIHTPYSSLKKLLSLFNSFLTVSGIILIGLGISAKCGGTTLTRVLGLSSAYLLHVGCLCLVLGCIMILLSCAGWYGTTKESRGILLFARDLALEHTFMTLRKNYRGYNEPDDYSTEWNFVMEKLKCCGVNNYTDFSGSSFEMTTGHAYPRGCCKSIGTAACDGRNVSTGVIHQEGCFCKLLKITKAQSFTLSWGSLVAAMMQLPGILATLLLFIKLG
- the TSPAN16 gene encoding tetraspanin-16 isoform X1, whose product is MAEIHTPYSSLKKLLSLFNSFLTVSGIILIGLGISAKCGGTTLTRVLGLSSAYLLHVGCLCLVLGCIMILLSCAGWYGTTKESRGILLFCFLVMVVIFVLEITAATVALLFFPIARDLALEHTFMTLRKNYRGYNEPDDYSTEWNFVMEKLKCCGVNNYTDFSGSSFEMTTGHAYPRGCCKSIGTAACDGRNVSTGVIHQEGCFCKLLKITKAQSFTLSWGSLVAAMMQLPGILATLLLFIKLG